One part of the Candida albicans SC5314 chromosome R, complete sequence genome encodes these proteins:
- the HST7 gene encoding mitogen-activated protein kinase kinase (MAP kinase kinase involved in mating and hyphal growth signal transduction pathways; phosphorylates Cek1p; wild-type virulence in mouse systemic infection; functional homolog of S. cerevisiae Ste7p; mutants are hypersensitive to caspofungin), translating to MTRTTRIDTQEATKHKDLPPVPSPLSLSSNPNPECLMESKSLGRKNFKKLSLDASPVKSTSGSLRSSDMMSIKEPTSLRQKRQRPPPILHLPTASSSATSTPTSNITGSSSASSIQFAQKSPGSGVIVSQTLSRPSSAGGIPSSGYSSLNVNQSNRNVDPDNVVSTDMILNQISNLDLTSMNHHRQHYQNSHHHLPTTNRKRQTVISSISPTKSSAASSSLEPQIQSLPASSQSPIATTSSLKLNNKDLLTLKQLGSGNSGSVSKILHIPTQKTMAKKIIHIDSKSVIQTQIIRELRILHECHSPYIIEFYGACLNNNNTIVICMEYCNCGSLDKILPLCENKQFPTFVLKKLSFAILSGLTYLYTTHKIIHRDIKPNNVLMTHKGEFKLCDFGVSRELTNSLAMADTFVGTSMYMSPERIQGLDYGVKSDVWSTGLMLIELASGVPVWSEDDNNNDDDEDDEDDAYVRQGSIAAERNGQNSPSRSRKNKQKGNGYNSYNGPEGILDLLQRIVNEDAPTLTNKINPVTKLPYDKYLCQFIDLCLIKDDSVRKTPWQLLEDKEHFFKGVEEGVYDKEHKSWAKKIRKCKV from the coding sequence ATGACAAGAACAACTCGTATAGATACACAAGAAGCTACAAAGCATAAGGATTTACCACCAGTGCCTTcaccattatcattatcatcgAATCCAAATCCAGAATGCCTAATGGAATCCAAAAGTCTAGGTAGGAAGAACTTCAAAAAGCTTTCACTAGATGCATCTCCAGTCAAATCAACAAGCGGTAGCCTAAGGAGTTCTGATATGATGCTGATAAAGGAGCCGACTTCTTTACGACAAAAGAGACAACGCCCGCCACCTATACTTCATTTACCCACTGCATCTTCATCTGCTACGTCCACTCCAACATCCAATATAACAGGGTCTTCATCAGCTTCTTCTATACAATTTGCACAGAAATCCCCTGGGTCAGGTGTAATTGTGAGTCAAACATTGAGCCGACCTTCAAGTGCCGGAGGCATTCCATCTTCAGGTTACTCTTCATTGAACGTCAATCAAAGCAATAGGAATGTTGATCCAGATAATGTGGTTTCCACCGATATGATATTAAACCAAATATCCAATTTAGATTTAACAAGTATGAACCATCATCGCCAGCATTATCAAAATAGCCATCACCATCTTCCAACAACCAATCGTAAACGTCAAACTGTCATTTCCTCAATATCAccaacaaaatcatcagCAGCATCATCTCTGTTGGAACCACAAATTCAACTGTTGCCAGCTTCATCGCAGTCTCCTATTGCCACTACCAGTTCATTAAAGTTAAACAATAAAGATTTGTTGACGTTAAAACAGTTGGGATCAGGAAACTCAGGATCGGTGCTGAAAATCTTACACATCCCCACCCAAAAAACAATGGCGAAGAAAATCATTCATATTGATCTGAAAAGTGTGATACAAACTCAAATCATCCGTGAATTGAGAATACTACATGAATGCCATTCTCCTTATATCATTGAGTTTTATGGAGCTTGTTtgaacaataacaacacgATTGTTATTTGTATGGAATATTGTAATTGTGGATCATTAGATAAGATATTGCCCCTTTgtgaaaataaacaattccctacttttgttttgaagaaattatcGTTTGCCATTTTATCTGGGTTGACTTATTTATATACCACTCATAAAATCATTCATCGTGACATCAAACCAAATAACGTGTTAATGACTCATAAAGGGGAGTTTAAATTGTGTGATTTTGGTGTATCTCGAGAATTGACCAATTCATTGGCCATGGCCGACACTTTTGTCGGTACTTCTATGTACATGTCTCCAGAAAGAATTCAAGGGTTGGACTACGGAGTCAAGTCAGATGTCTGGTCAACAGGATTAATGTTGATAGAACTTGCCAGTGGCGTGCCAGTATGGTCGGAGGatgataacaataatgacGACGATGAGGATGACGAAGACGATGCCTATGTTAGGCAAGGATCTATAGCAGCAGAAAGAAACGGGCAAAATAGTCCAAGCAGAAGCAGAaagaataaacaaaaaggaAATGGTTACAATTCATATAATGGACCAGAAGGTATATTAGATCTATTACAAAGAATAGTCAATGAAGATGCCCCTACATTgacaaacaaaatcaatccTGTGACAAAGTTGCCATATGACAAATATTTGtgtcaatttattgatttgtgTTTGATTAAAGATGATTCAGTACGAAAGACTCCTTGGCAATTACTTGAAGACAAAGAACATTTTTTCAAAGGGGTCGAAGAAGGTGTTTATGACAAAGAACACAAGAGCTGGGCGAAAAAGATCAGAAAATGCAAAGTGTAA